In one Salvelinus sp. IW2-2015 linkage group LG26, ASM291031v2, whole genome shotgun sequence genomic region, the following are encoded:
- the LOC111953051 gene encoding F-box/LRR-repeat protein 14 translates to MFEMETHISGLFPEILAMIFSYLDVRDKGRVAQVCAAWRDASYHKSVWRGVEAKLHLRRANPSLFPSLHTRGIKKVQILSLRRSLSYVIQGMPNIESLNLCGCFNLTDNGLGHAFVQDIPSLQILNLSLCKPITDSSLGRIAQYLKNLEVLELGGLSNITNTGLLLIAWGLHKLKSLNLRSCRHVSDVGIGHLAGMTRSAAEGCLSLEQLTLQDCQKLTDLSLKHVSKGLANLKVLNLSFCGGISDAGMIHLSNMTHLWSLNLRSCDNISDTGIMHLAMGSLQLSGLDVSFCDKIGDQSLAYIAQGLYQLKSLSLCSCHISDDGINRMVRQMHELKTLNIGQCVRITDKGLELIADHLTQLTGIDLYGCTKITKRGLERITQLPCLKVLNLGLWQMTESEKVR, encoded by the coding sequence ATGTTTGAAATGGAGACACACATATCTGGCCTCTTCCCGGAGATTTTAGCTATGATTTTCAGTTACTTGGACGTAAGGGACAAAGGTAGGGTGGCCCAAGTGTGTGCGGCCTGGAGGGACGCTTCGTACCACAAGTCTGTGTGGAGGGGGGTGGAAGCGAAGCTTCATCTGCGTAGGGCCAATCCGTCCCTGTTCCCCAGCCTCCATACCCGGGGCATCAAGAAGGTCCAGATCCTCAGCCTGCGGCGCAGCCTGAGCTACGTAATCCAGGGGATGCCAAACATTGAAAGCCTTAACCTATGCGGCTGTTTTAACCTCACGGACAACGGGCTCGGACATGCTTTTGTTCAGGACATCCCATCCTTGCAGATCCTCAACCTCAGCCTCTGCAAACCAATCACAGACTCAAGCCTGGGCAGGATTGCCCAGTACCTGAAAAATCTGGAGGTCCTGGAACTCGGTGGCCTCAGTAACATCACCAACACAGGCCTTTTGCTCATTGCCTGGGGCTTGCACAAACTCAAGAGCCTTAATTTGCGGAGCTGCAGGCATGTGTCGGACGTGGGCATCGGTCACCTGGCTGGGATGACCCGAAGCGCTGCCGAAGGCTGCCTCTCTCTGGAGCAGCTGACCCTGCAGGACTGCCAAAAGCTGACGGACCTGTCCCTCAAACACGTCTCCAAGGGACTGGCCAATCTCAAGGTGCTCAACCTCAGCTTTTGCGGAGGAATATCAGACGCCGGTATGATCCACCTGTCGAATATGACTCACCTGTGGAGCCTCAACCTGCGGTCGTGTGACAACATAAGTGACACGGGCATCATGCACCTGGCAATGGGGTCTCTACAGCTTTCCGGCCTCGACGTGTCCTTCTGCGACAAGATAGGTGACCAGAGCCTGGCCTACATCGCCCAGGGGCTGTACCAGCTCAAGTCTCTGTCCCTGTGCTCCTGCCACATCAGTGACGACGGGATCAACCGGATGGTGCGCCAGATGCACGAGCTCAAGACCCTGAACATCGGGCAGTGCGTACGCATCACTGACAAGGGGCTGGAGCTGATCGCCGACCACCTGACGCAGCTCACCGGTATCGACCTGTACGGGTGTACCAAAATCACCAAGCGGGGTCTGGAGAGGATAACGCAGCTCCCGTGCCTTAAAGTGTTAAACCTGGGACTCTGGCAGATGACGGAGAGTGAGAAAGTGAGGTGA